In the genome of Mastomys coucha isolate ucsf_1 unplaced genomic scaffold, UCSF_Mcou_1 pScaffold21, whole genome shotgun sequence, the window ctgttttcccttgttcagcttgctccttttttttttttaaagatttattttatttatttatgtgtatgagtacactgtaactgtacaggtagatggccatgagccatcttgtggttgctgggaattgaactcaggacgccccagctcgctccggcgtaataagctgtagctgtcttcagatgcaccagaagagggcgtctgggtgtcagatctccttatgggtggttgtgagccaccgtgtgcttgctgggatccaaactcaggaccttctgaagagcagtcagtgctcttacccactaagccatctcaccagccccagcttgctccttttcattatagattagCATAAATGTGAACATTAATAACCACATGACAGTCAATACTAGGATcttttgagatttcctcttccaaTGCCATTAATCCAAAACACATTTTCGCCTCAGGCATATTTTTCAGACAAGGGCacagcagccacattcttcatgaAAATACCTCAAGAACAGTCTCTAGGATACGAACTGAAAGTCTCCTCTGAAACCTGTTGAGTCGGCCCCCAACATTGAAATTACCCTCAGAACCACTGACTCCCATGTTTCTCCTTCAACATGGTTatacctcctaatggtgccacgccccctgccccacccccagtatTCAAACAGCCAAGACTCTAGGGGCCATTCCTACTTAGATCACTTCAGTGTCTCTTGttatgtctttttggtttttcgagacagggtttctctgtgtaaccctggctgtcctggaacttactctgtagaccaggctggcctcgaactcagaaatctgcctgcctctgcctcccaagtgctgggattaaaggtgtgtgccaccactgcccggctctaattttcttttctttttactttgacTTAGGTTTTGACATTCACAGTAATTTTCTTCAAGAGCaactatttgttttattgattctttgtttgttgttgttgttgtttctattttactaaTTTGAGACCTgaatttacttatttcttgccATCTCCTTTTCGGTGTAATTTCATCAtttgtgttctagagctttcaggtgtggtTTATGGCGTGTAATACCGCCAAATGTTGGTACATAGTGCTATGAAATTGCCCTTTAttatgtcccataaatttgggtttgttgtgtctttgttttcattcagtTAATAagagtttaatttctttctcactagCTGTCTTGACCAGTGGCAAGTTGTTTGTAAGTTTCTGTGCTCTCTCGTACTCAGTTACTGACATGCTGCTTTACATCTGTGGTCATTAGATGGAGTGCGAGATGTTATTTGAATTCTCTTGTGTCTTCGGAGACTTGCTTTGTATCCACGTATGTGGTCAAAGTTAGAGAACATTCAATGGTGTGCTGAgaagatgtattcttttgtgtttctgtgaAATGTTCTGCAAATATGTTAGGTCCATGGGGTTTGCTTCAGCCCCAGGATGCCTCTGCTTATGTTTTGTCTAGATGACCTGTTGATTGGAGAGTGTGATGCTGCAGCCTTCCATTTTCAAGGTGTGAGGgccaatatgtgatttaagctgtggtattatttcttttatgaaatggGCCTCCTGTGTTTTTGGTACATAGATGTTGGTGACTTTCCCTTTTGATCAGTATGTGccatctttctctatttcttctgaTTAGTTGTCGTTTGAAGCCTCTTTTTTCAGATATTAAGATGGCCACACCAGTTTGCTTATTAGGTCCATTTGTTTGGAATTAGAAGATCTTTATCACATTTTTACCTTGAATTAATTGCCTTATCATTAATGTTAAGTTGTGCTTCTTAAATACGACAAAATAATGGATCTTGTTTTTGcattcattctgttagtctgtgtctttttactggggaattgagatCATCGATGTTGAGAGAGATGAATGAGAAGTGTTTGTTGAtatctgttattttgttattgtggTGTGTGTTTCTCCTCTTTTGATTTACTGGTCTGGGACCATTACTTGCATTTTCTTGGGCATAACTAATCtctttaggttggagttttccttctagtgcttTCTTTAGGGCTAGGTTTGTAGATGGATATTGCTTAAATTCGGTTTTGTCATGGTATGATTTGAATATTTTGCTGACTATAGTGGTTTCAGCTGGTATCTAGTCTCAGAGCCGGTATAACACCTGTCCAATCTCTTCTGGCTATGAAAGTCTCCATTGAGAAACCAGGTGTTATTctaatatgtttttctttatatgttacttggtttGTTTCCTTTGCAGGTTTGAATATTCTTTGTCCTGTGTTTTGATTAAATACTAGTGGTTGGGgcaaattttcttttatactcCActatatttgatgttctgtatgcttcttgtaccttgatagtcATCTCGTTCAAGGACAGCccaggctgtacagagaaactctgattagaaaaaccaaaaataaagtaaaataaaatccaagtccATACCAGTTTTCTTAAAGAATGACAgatattatatattcatgttataccatgttttttttttctcttcatttggtTTGTTGTGGCATTTGAATCCATCGTGAAAGGCTAAAGATAGACTGAATTCAAAGTTAGATTAAATGAATTTATCTATACTGCTAGCAGAAGGAAGGCAGCCtaagagacagagagtgtgtCCAGTGGAAGAGGAGGTAAGGTGGGCATTACAACTATCCATCGGTCCTCATCTGGGCAGCAAGGCTGTTTGGCTTCCCTtggttgttctttcttttctgctgtgGAGTAAAAAACATTCTTACACAGACATCAGTgagttctttttgtcttttggttttgtttgtttgtttgtttgttttccttcctttctgtctctcttcctttctctctttctttctttctttctttttttctttccttcttttcaagAGATAAGCAGGTTTTACAGATGCACAGGCAGTGTTAATACCTCACAGCCCATTATCCTATTCTTATTCAGCTGCAGGCCACTAGGATTGGCCAGATATTCCAGAGCAAAAGGTTATTGGCCATTAAGGGATTCCTGGCTCCATGTTAAGTTTCTTTAGCCATCACAGAAGACCTGTATATATTATTACTCAGTTCTGAGCACTCCCATTACTGGGATAAAGCCATTCATTACTggacagacaaaaaaaatcaatgccatCAGGTTAGGGCCGGCTGTCATGTCCCCACAGGTTCAAAAATACGTCACTAAAGGGTGTGACAGATACGTATTTATGTGGTATCTCCATGATCTGGTTTAGAAACCTTCACTAACTTCTACGTATTTCTTGTAGTATGCAAAGAAGCTCATAAGTATATTAGAGTTTAGTTCATTATAATCCCACTAAGCAGACATGACTTTCCATTCCCAAATTGTTCTACTATAAAGAGTATTGTCTTATGTAAACTTCTCTTATTGTTCCTCTCCTTGCTCCTGTTCAGCTTCTCAGAAAATACTTTGAGTCTGGGCATTCATTTAATGGAGTTTTATCTGTACAGGAATGTGTGTTACaggaaaataaagtctttttgtttactCCTTTTCTTTCAGGTTTGGAGACATGTTTTGAAGCTGAAAATAGATCTCCAAAGAATCATATTTCTAATAAAAAGTTACCCAAACAAACCATACAGCAATTAAGTAAAACTTTGGACCTCCAGGATGTCAGTAATGGCCCCCGCTACAATGTATCCAAGGGGCTACAGAATCAAGGAGATGCTGATCAAAATATtactaacaaaaaagaaatgcgTACTTATACTAGCCAGACTCTTGCTCACAATAAAGAAAAACCATATGAATGTAAAGAGTGTGGGAAGTGCTTTGGTTGTAGGTCAAATCTTACTCAGCATGAGAGTATTCATACcggagagaagccctatgagtgTAAGGATTGTGGGAAGACCTTCAGACTCCAGCAAATGCTATCAAGACATCAGAAGTCTCACAGTGATGAGAGACCTTttgaatgtaatgaatgtggaaaGGCTTTTCATCTTCCTACCCTGCTTCAGTAccataaaaatattcatacagGTTTAAAACCATTTGAATGTGAGGAATGTGGGAAGTCCTTCAACCGCATCTCTACCCTTTTTCAGCATAGGACTATTCATGCTGGTATGAAACCATATAAATGTAATgtgtgtgggaaagcctttaatCGTCGCTCAAACCTCATGCAACATCAGAAAATTCATTCTGAGGACAGACCTTTTCATTGTAAGGTATGTGGAAAGGCCTTCACTGTTCTGGCACAGCTTACTCGTCATGAGAACATTCACACTGAAGACAAATCATTTGAATGTAAGCAATGTGGAAAGATATTTAGTAATGGTTCTTACCTCTTACGACACTATGATACTCATACCAGTGAGAAACCCTTTGAATGTAATGTATGTGGCAAGGCTTTTAGGCTTCATCTATACCTTTCTGAGCATCTGAAAACTCACACTGATGAGAAACCTTTCAAGTGTAAGCTCTGTGACTCAGCCTTTAGACGTAAGTACCAGCTCAGTgaacatcagagaattcataccgATGTGAAACCCTATCAATGCAAGGATTGTGGGAAATTCTTTCGTCGACGATCAAATTTTACTGAGCATCAGAGTATTCACACTGGAAAGAAACCTTTTGAGTGTAAGGAATGTGGAAAAGTCTTTAGACTAAATATACATCTCATTCGACATCAGAGATTTCATAGTGATgagaaaccttttgaatgtaaAGAATGTGGAAAGACTTTTCATTTTTCCAGCCAGCTTAATAACCATAAAGCCAGCCATACAGGTCAGACTCCTTTTGAATGTAAAGAATGTGGGAAGTCCTTCAAGCGTGTCTCCAGCCTTGTGGAACATAGGATTATTCATAGTGGTGTGAAACCATATAAATGTAATGCATGTGGAAGAGCCTTCAATCGCCGCTCAAACCTCATGCAACATGAGAAAATTCATTCTGATGAGAGACCCTTCCAGTGTAAGGACTGTGGAAAGGCCTTCACTGTTCTGGCTCAGCTCACACGCCACCAGACTATTCATAATGGAAAGAAATCATATGAATGTGACCAGTGTGGGTCAGCTTTCAGACTCCCGTACCAACTTACTCAACATCAGAGAATTCATTATGATGTGAAACCATTTCAGTGCAAGGAATGTGGAAAGGGCTTTGTTCGTAGTACAGGCCTTAGAATCCATGAAAGAATCCACACTGGTGAGAAGCCTTTTCAGTGTAAGGAATGTGGAGAAGCCTTTCAATATCATTACCAATTTCTTGGACACTTTAGAATTCACACTGGCAAGAACCCTTATGAATGTAACGAATGTGGGAAATACTTTACTTATGGTAGAGACCTTAAAGTACATCAGAGTATTCACAATCTTGAGAAACCTTAAGaatgtgggaaggccttcagTTGAAAATCAAAGGTGGTTTGACATGCTAAACTTTAATTTTATGAAGAAGCCTTATAATGTAAGGAATGCGGAAAGCCTTCAGTAATTCTAAGCTAGTTGTATATCAGTGAATTCATACTGGTCTGAAGCCTGGTTAATATAAGAATTGTGAGAAAGTTGAGCCTTCAGTgcacatcagagaattcatactggtATGAAACCCTATCACTGTAAAGGATGTGGAAAAACCAGCAGCTGGAGCTCAGGCCTTCAACATAAAAGTATCCATGCTGTTGTCAAATACTATTCAAGGAATGTGTAGACATTTATAGAACTCGTTCTGAAAGCTCATGAAGGAGTCCATATAAGTCTGAAACCCTAAGGATGTGAAAAATCTTTTATGTTAAATGGTGAGCTTATACAACATCAGAAAAGGAAGATGGGCAAGCCTTTTTATGGAAATTTTACTGAACATCAAAGAAGTCATATTGACAAGACTGGGACTGAAAAGAATCTGGGAAGAACTTTAACCAGCATCTGAGTATTCATATACTCATGATACCAAGAAACCCTTAGAGAATGAAAGTGTGGGAATTCTGTTGTTCACAGAAAATACTGTTGAGAATTGTCTTTGACAGAAAGATATATTGCAGCCTTCGTGCCCCTAAGTTATCTAATCTTTAATACTACTGTTAATTGCATAACTTAATTCATCAAACACAATTCAGCTAACTTAGGAAAAACAGTAATTGAGACTAGTATTATTTGAGGCACCTTGCCACCATTTACATCCCATGGCTCCTGTGCTATTAGACTGGATGCTATTTTCTTTCTGCATAGTTAATGATGAGCACAGAACCAGCCAAACTTGTGGAAACAGGGTTATAATAGCTATAGAATCCTTGAGAGTATTTGGTTCATGTTCTATAAAGTAGTTTTTACAGTGTTCTTGCTTTCATGAGCTTTACTGTAACTGATATGCAAGGCAAGCTGTGTTGTAGATAGTTTAGAAAAGCCTCATGCAATCCTCTGGTGTTAAGTTCCAAATACTTCCTTCTGGATAAAATCTGATAGATGAAAAActacatgaaaacatttttattctcaATCCATTT includes:
- the LOC116101893 gene encoding zinc finger protein 60 isoform X1 — encoded protein: MASSNSQHTVCGSVTFGDVAVDFSKEEWACLDATQKVLYRDIMLETYSNLVTVVGRCISKPDLIILLEQEKEPWMTVNKGTNRPTPGLETCFEAENRSPKNHISNKKLPKQTIQQLSKTLDLQDVSNGPRYNVSKGLQNQGDADQNITNKKEMRTYTSQTLAHNKEKPYECKECGKCFGCRSNLTQHESIHTGEKPYECKDCGKTFRLQQMLSRHQKSHSDERPFECNECGKAFHLPTLLQYHKNIHTGLKPFECEECGKSFNRISTLFQHRTIHAGMKPYKCNVCGKAFNRRSNLMQHQKIHSEDRPFHCKVCGKAFTVLAQLTRHENIHTEDKSFECKQCGKIFSNGSYLLRHYDTHTSEKPFECNVCGKAFRLHLYLSEHLKTHTDEKPFKCKLCDSAFRRKYQLSEHQRIHTDVKPYQCKDCGKFFRRRSNFTEHQSIHTGKKPFECKECGKVFRLNIHLIRHQRFHSDEKPFECKECGKTFHFSSQLNNHKASHTGQTPFECKECGKSFKRVSSLVEHRIIHSGVKPYKCNACGRAFNRRSNLMQHEKIHSDERPFQCKDCGKAFTVLAQLTRHQTIHNGKKSYECDQCGSAFRLPYQLTQHQRIHYDVKPFQCKECGKGFVRSTGLRIHERIHTGEKPFQCKECGEAFQYHYQFLGHFRIHTGKNPYECNECGKYFTYGRDLKVHQSIHNLEKP